GCTCGGCTCCCGGCACGGCTCCGACGTGGACTACCTCCTCGGAGGGTCCTCCGCTGCTCCTGGACCCCTTGTCGGCAGCGCGGGGCCCGGCTGTCGCCCCCCGGCAGCAGCACGGTAGAACTCACCCCTTgaggagactgaaaaagacCAATGATAAAAAGCGGACAACCAATCCCCTCTATAACACGATGTGATCCCGAGCCCTCGGCTGCCATTTCCTACAGAGAAACCCGTGTGGTTGCGTTCACGCAAGGGGCAGGTGTAATATAAGGATCATGCACTTTATGggttaattttatatatatatatattgtcatTTGACTGTTCCTGGCGCATGTAGGTGTGGGTTGGTTCTTCTGTGTGTGACTCTGACTGCAGGactgtttggttttttgttttttaattttttttattaactcaGATAAcctcaaatgtgtttttttgttgtttttttttttttttgcttgttttaaaagaacacCCTTACCCAGCAACACGCTATCGGCTCGCTTCGGCAAGGTGGAATGTTGCTTAGAAGCAGGTCCTAGTCACtgacttgaattttttttttttccccatgccaTGAAAtggtgctgggcagctgggTTGAGAGCCCACGTAACTGTGAAGGCTGTGCCAAGACCCCTTTGTTtggccttttcttttctttctgcgAACTGGAACTGCACGGTGCTGGCAGGTCTCATGGAGCTGCTCCAGGACCAGCCCCCAGGCTCGGTTCTGCTGGCGAGGAATGCACAGGGTGGGCTCCGAGCCCCCCGGCACCTCTCAGCCCCGCTTTTTTGGGGGCTCAGCTCCTCCGCCAGCTGCCCCATCCTCTGTTACCCCAGCCAGAGCCTGTGAAACCCGGGTGTTCTTCTAAAACAAGCGCCTCGTTAGGGTGTGAACCCTTCCATTACTTGAATTCTGCTGTGGGCCTTCCAAGTTCATGGCCATATCATCTGtcctctgccctcctgctgcctcccctccacCTGAATGCTGGTCTGGTCTCGTGCTGCCTgagttttcctctccccctgccaCGCTCACGGGCACTTCTGTTCGCTTCCCGACCCAGAGGCTGTTGGAGTTGTTACACGATGTATTCCCCTCCTGAATGCAAAGCTTTGTCCTCTCTGCTGTCACTCCTACCACTCAACCCGGAGGGAAGATCTTTTCTggaagtcttttttcttttttttgcctaaATTGTACATACGGtatttatatagatttttttgttgttgtttctatttttttttttaagggcaaGACTGCATTCtgtaaactggaaaacaaaaccacctaaCTCACACTCAGTGCTGTTCCTTGTAATCTGCACAGACCCGGAGTGGCTTTGACTTTGTGAGCCGtcttccccttccaccagtGAGCCTCGAGGCTGGCTTTTGCCAAATGTGTCCCGGCCCCTCCAGTCCTGCCTTCACCCCTGtcaccctgctgcaggaggggggctgtgcctctgcccctctccctcctgcctgaAGCTGGGTTTCAGAAGTGCCAGGGGGACGTGGCCAGCCCTCCCCGAGCCATTCTGCAGGTTCTTGCGGCGCCTGCTCCCACTTTCAGCTCATTATTTACGGTTCCCGAGCACTTTGGCTAAATCCAAACTCCTCCTTTCCAGCCGTGCATGTCCACAAATTACCCGGCTGCTGTCGGGAGCAGAGAAAAAGGCACttgagggctgcaggggagctctGGGTCCTGTCTGCAGTCCCGTGGCAGGGCTATGGCAGGGCACGCACGGCGTGTCTGAGCTGGTGCCTGGCGCCGGCCCAGACCCGCTCCCAGGAGGAGCTCAGCAGTGAGAAGATGCAGAATGGCTCCAGCTGCTGAAAGCCCGGCACGGAGAGGACATGGGGTGGGAGGAGCAGCGGACAAGGCCGTGCCTAGAAAGCAGCACCCATGCTGCAGAGCCTTGCGGGCTCTGCTGGGCCGAGCTCAGCTCCAACCGCAGAGGAGCAAAAAACCCCAGAGCGTGGTGGAGTATTGGGAAGCAGCACAAATCCCCATGGGGAGAGCTGGAGCCCTGTGGCAGGGCAGATTTTGCAGTGAGCAAGGTGAAGTGAGCCTGGGGTGGGatcccacctccctgccctcctctaGATCCGAGGGATCCTTCGCTTCCTTGCCTGGGCTGTgcacagcctgggctggagCGCAGCCCGAGGTGGCCCTGCGGGGGTCAGGTAGCACAGTGTGGCCACAGCCAACTCCCTGCAAGTCACCCAAGGCCCTGAGCTGGGAGGCCAGCTCCTCTGGGACACATTTGGCTTCTCCCagacagctccagctggctttgGAGCCAGGCAGGCAGTGAGGAAAGGCCAAGGGCCTCGTGTCACTTGCTGAAGGGCAATTTCAGCCCTCGCCTCCCCCACCGCCCTCCGCACACCCCGCTGCCCACAGGGGCAGAGGGACTGGGTGCCCCGGAGGGCAAgaagctgctggggagggaaagcCCTGTGTCATTTGTCCcctccaggagcagccaggtgatggtttggggttttctttttgcccAATTTGATCTGACACCTACTTTTTGCAGACCAGCAGCGCTGCTTCCTCCCAATACTCCGCTCCTCTCCGGGGGGAGCCGTGCCGTGCTGTCCCAGGGCAGGTCCCTCTCCTGCAGAGCGATGAAAGCCTTGGGGGCTGGAGGCTCTGAACGCGATGGCAGAAGGGGAGCGGGCTGGAGGGGCGCAGCGCAGGTCCTTGGCAAGTGCCTGGGCTCAGAGGTCCCTGCCCGGGGACAGTTGTCCCCTCTCCGTGCCGCCGGCTCGCCCCTGGTCCCCGCGGCCACCCCAGTGCTTCCTGCGCCCCGCTGAGCACCACGGGGAGCAGCACCTTCCcccagggaaggagcagcatCTCCAGAGGGCTCAGCAGCTGATGAGCATTGCTGACAGAGGGGGGTTAGGAGAAACGCGTTGTTTTAAGGGCATTTTTGTACAAAGCAGCTGTTCTGGTCTCTGGCGAAGCCCTCTCGGAGGACGCTTTGTTGTTTACATTGACTCCTGTACAATATCTCGGCCAttgcctcccccccccagacccccccaccTTGCCCGCCTGATCTCCGGCTGTACTGTAACGTGTGAGCCTTGCACAAACGGATAGCGTGTGCGTGAATCTGGTTTTTACACTGCGTTCTGTTGCACTCgatggtgtgtgtgtgcgtgtgtgtgcgtgcgtcCGGTCTGCTGAGAAGTCGCCACCTGTACAGATCTCTCCCCTTCGGCCCTCTCCCGGGGGGCACGGTCCCAGCGGGTGGCAGGAGGCGACGCCGCTTCGGGCTCCTTTTGGGCTCGAAGCCGGGCGAGGATTTTGGGCCAGGGCCCCGTGGAAAGGAGCCCAGTGGCACCCGGCACCGCTCGGACTCGGTGTGGGCACCGTGGTGCCGCTCGCCCTTGCCCTgggagccccgcagccccaccAGCCCTACTGGGACAAGGAATCCacacctgcagcaccctgctcaCGGTGCCTCCTGCCTTAATCCCGTCCTGGCTCTGCGTAAAGGGGCCAGAGCCCTAAACCCCTGCTGGCGTGGGCAGAGGTGGGAGCCAGGAttgggctgggcaggggcttGGCCACCTTTTGGCAGTGCCACGAGcggtgcccccagcccggccgccCTGCAGACATCTCCCTTGGCACGAATGCGAGTGCCggtgccttttcttttccttcctggaGATGCGATGTCCCTGCGGGGTTTGTcgggctggctgtggggcagcgAGCCCATGGGGGCTGCAAACCGGGGAGGGGAGCTGAGCGCTGCCCTCGGCCCCTCCCGGACCTTCCGTGGTGGCTGGGATCGTCCCTTTCCCCCTCTAGACTTAAGACCGATGTGCTcagctgtttttaaatgtgaacTTGTGCACTGATGTGCAGATTCAATGTTCTTGTTACCGAAtgaataaagttttattttgacGACGACGTCCGCGTGCCGCCCCCTGCTTGGGACTGGGTACGAGGAGGGGGGTGatccctgctgctttggggggggggggctgtggggtttgcTTGTGGCCCCCACCAGAGGGGTAAATGGTCCCCTGCCACAAGGGACCTGTGTGGGGacccaggagcccagccccagctgctcccctgcGGGCTCCCTGTGCCAAAATCTGGGCCTAAAATGAGGGGTGGGGGTGCGGAGCCATCCCTGTAGGGCTTGGGGAGTTTTGGGGTGCCCCGTCCCACCCCATTCCCCCACCACCCATTGGGAAAAGGCTTCCTGGGGCCTCTCCCACCTTGCCAGGGTTGAGGtgctggggacacggggctcGCTCTGTGCCCCAGCTCCAGGCACAGAGCGAGCCGGGACCGTGCTGGGACGAGGTGTGGTGTGTGGGggtgcccctgcagccccctccctgcccaccaCCCCTTTGGCAGGCGGGTCGGGGCTGTCACCTCTCGCTGCCTTTTCGCCAGCTGCCCCCTCCTGCCCGCTTCAGCCAATGCTGGGCCCGGCTCCGCTCGGTGCCCTTGTAGGGTCCAGCGCTCGCTGCCTTTCCAGGAAcccagggctgccccccccagctcccccagccctacAATCCCTTAATCCCCTTGGGCCAGGGCATCCCTGCGGGGCCGGGCTCTGCTAAATCCTAAAGGCAGCCTGTGAGCGTCCCTGCAACCATCCCAAATCGTGGGGTGGGGGCTCaacccctgcctgcagccccctgagGGGGGGGTTACGGGGGTGCTGGGCCCCCCCGGAGCCATCCCACGGCCTTGATCCCccgggggggtttggggttggggtctCCGGGACGAGCACCTTGCggagaggggtggggggggaccaGGAGGGGCTGCGCGCTGCGGGGAGGATGCTGCGGGGTGggaagaggacaaggagggtggggggggggagcggatTTTCCCtgcaccccccctcccccgtcCCCATCTCCCTCCCAGCGCGCGGGGAGGCTTCGGgcaccccctccccatccccatccccatcctcatcccaatttggggctggtggggcagggccgggggtgctgggggcgggcaggggccggTGCGGGGCAGGCGGGgccgggtccccccccccctctccctccctccccgctaCCCCTCCGCCTCCTCCCGGTGCCCGCCGCGGGGGGGCCGTGCCGGCCCCGGCTCCCGGCTCGGCTCAGCTGTTCCCTGCGGCAGCGGCACTGCgcgcccagccccagcccagccgagccgagccgagccgggaggagcggggccgggggccgggggctaCGGGGGAACGGGGCCGAAGCCGGGCGGAGCCGAGCGGGGCGCAGCGCGCACGGAGCCGCGGAGCGCAGGTGGGAAACGGGgaccgggccgggccgagcccaGCCGGGCTGAGATGGGGagaaaggaggcaggaggaggaggaggaggaggagggagcccagggaggaagggaaaggggggagggagCCCCGGGGAGAGGGCGGCCGGAGCTGGGTGCGGGGTGCCGGGCCCCCGGCCcctcgcccgcccgcccgcgccCGGCGGGAGATGGCTATAAATGGAAAGTGACCTCCGGGCGGCCGGGCAGCCGCTGCGGATTCAATTGTGGCAACGTAATGGCACggccgggaggggggctggCCCGCCGCACCCCGCCTGCACCCTCCTGCACCCCGCCTTGTACCCCGCCTGCACCCTGTCTGCACCCTCCGGCACCCAGCTCGCACCCACCGGCACCCTCCTGCACCCTGGCTGTACCCGCACGCACCCAGCGTGCACCCGCCTGCACCCAGCCTGTGCCCAACCTGCACCTGCTGGCACCCCAGCGGCACCCCAGTGGCACCCCAATGGCACCCCATCTGTACCCAACCTgcaccccctgctccccgcctgtgccctcctgcaccccctgGTCCCCTGCCTGTACCCCGCCTGCCTGCACCCCACCTGCTcacaccccacacacacacccctcctgcacccctcctgcaccccaccTTCACCCCACCCCGCCAGCCAggccgcccccccctccctgtccccacctgCACCCCAAAACACGCTCCCACTGGGAGCTGTGCAGCACCCTCAGGGTGTCCCCCACGGAGCCCCCTCGCTGTCCCCCAGCACTGGGGACCCTGTCCTGGGGCAGTGTGGGGGGGGACACCAGCGGTGccagctctgggacccccaCCCCTGGCTCCTGCACCCGTTGGGGTGATGCTGAAGGGCCACGGACCCTTGGGGACCTGCAGGGAGCCGGCAGAGGCGGCTCGGCTCGGTGCTGCACGTGGCCTGGCCAAAAGCCACCCGGCCGGGACACCGGGAGCTGAGggtcccctgcccctgcccgcaCCGGCCCCACAGGCTGGGCTCTGAAGGCTGGACACGGCCCCGGCAGTGGCTGCACCCCCAGAAGGACGTGGGGGTGCCCCCAGGAGGGGTCAGCAGCTCATGGGTGCCGCAGAGCCCCAAcctggggggttttggggtgcccagGGGGCTCGGTGCCCCCAGGCAGGTGTTGGGAACAGTGCAGGCTCAGGAGGGGACGGGGTGATGGGGGCACCGCGTGCCTGGCTGGGACCAGGGCtggagccccccggggctgtgctgagcactgGGGGCTCCTCTCTGCACCCCCCGTGCGCGTGGGGCcatggggctgtgccagcagcgGAGCCTGTGCAGGATCCGACCCTCACCAGGGGTCCTGCGGTGCTGGGCAGGTGGGGGGCGCAGAGGGGGTGGTCGCGGGGAGCCCTGGGTGGGGGCGATGCTGGAGGCACCGCTGGAGGCACAACCGAGCCGGGTGACCTCAGGCCACCGCTGCGGGACGGGACACGAGGGGACAAGCTGTGAGCTGGTGCGTGGCACCTCCGCGTCCCCTTGGGGCTTCTCCTTTCAGCTCCGCTCCTCCACTGCCGCTGCTCCTGTGCCCACCCCGGCCATGGCCAGGGGGCACGGCACGGCCACGGGGCACGGCACGTCCACGGGGCACAGCATGGCCATGGGGCACGGCACAGCCATGGGGCATGGCACAGCCATGGGGCACGGCACGGCCAGGGGGTATGGGGCAGGCAGACAGCATCACGCCCCGGGATGCCCGTGCCCAGCACCCATCCGGGTGCACCGGGGCCACCCCAGGTCCCTGTTACAGGGCCAGGACCACCTCAGGCTCCATCCCGTGCCCCCCTCcacacctccatccccaccATCACCGTGTCCCCTGGCTCCCTCCTGTACCCAGGTCAGGGAGGGGTCCCTGGGATCACCGGGTTTGGGGAGGGCCAAAACACCCCCGTGccatttggggggggtcccatgtCCTGACCCCGCGCCCCCCCAGCCATGAGCCGCCGCGTGGTGCGCCAGAGCAAGTTCCGGCACGTCTTCGGGCAGCCGGTGAAGGCCGACCAGATGTACGAGGACATCCGCGTCTCCAAGGTGACGTGGGACAGCTCCTTCTGCGCCGTCAACCCCAAGTTCTTGGCCATCATCGTGGAGTCCGGCGGCGGGGGGGCCTTCATTGTCCTGCCCCTTGCCAAGGTGAGTGGGGAGGGCAGTGGGACACGGCCCCCACCCGGGATGCAGGGGGGATGCAGGACACGGTGATgggccctgctctgctcagctttgCCCCAAAATCCCCGTCCCCACGTGGGGGCTCCGGGCAGAGGCACCCTGGGGCAACCGAGGTGATGTGGGACCCCCCCCGGCTGCTTTTTCCCCTGCCCAAATTCCCCCTCTGCATGCGAAACCCAGGGGGCACCACAGTGGGATGGGGTCtgccctgcccaccccagcagaggggctggggaccccctCTTttagccccccccccaccatcAGAGGGGACACGAAGAAGCCTGGTCCAAGGCACGTCGCTCCCTTCCACCTCCCTGCGGGGCctcgtgcctcagtttcccccagGCAGCTGCAAAACTCTGCCTGTGGTCAGGGTCCCCTGCGTGTCCCCCCTTCTGAACAGCCAtgctggggtctgggggggtggTCCcggtgtgccccccccccctttctctcccctccccatcccctgggtGCTGATGCCGGGCTCTGCGCCTTGCAGACGGGGCGCGTGGACAAGAATCACCCGCTGGTGACGGGGCACACGGCGCCCGTGCTGGACATCGACTGGTGCCCCCACAACGACAACGTCATCGCCAGCGCCTCCGAGGACACCACCGTCATGGTGAGGGGCCCAGCCctctggggagggggggctaAAAGGAGGGGGGAGCTAAAGGAGGCCCTGACCCCCCCCGTCCTGTGCTTCGCAGCCTGCGAAGTGTCACCGGCCTATTTTTAGCCCCGGTGCCATGCGTTCGCGCTGGCGGTGGCTGCTCTCTCCATGATGCAGCACTTTGTGCTAAATATACCCGCCCCGGCGACTCAGCACCCAGGAAtagccgggggggggccgggggctgcgtcCTGCACCGGGCAGGATGGGGTCTTGTGtgtctgtgtccccccccctggGGCTCAGGAGCACCCCGTGCGCCGCAGCCGGTGCCAGGGATGGAGGCGCCGCTGTCGTCCCCGTGGCTCGAGCTGCAATTAATGATGCTGTTAATTGGCTCCGGCGCTCTTAGCGCACGCCAGGGGGAGGTCGCCACCCCCGCGCTGTGCTCTCCGTGCCCCCCAGGTGTGGCAGATCCCCGACTACGTGCCCGTGCGCAGCATCACGGAGCCGGTGGTGACGCTGGAGGGGCACTCCAAGCGGGTGGGCATCATCTCGTGGCACCCCACGGCGCGCAACGTCCTGCTCAGCGCAGGTAAGGGCTCCCTGGGGGCGGCTGGACGCGGCCAGGGGGGTGACGGCGTCCGTCCATCCGTCTATCCACCCCCGTCCGTGTGTCCCCGTCAGGCTGTGACAACCTGGTGATCCTCTGGAACGTGGGCACGGGGGAGATGCTGCTGGCGCTGGAGGACATGCACACCGACCTCATCTACAACGTGGGCTGGAACCGCAACGGCAGCCTCCTGGTCACCACCTGCAAGGACAAGAAGGTCCGCGTCATCGACCCCCGCAAGCAGCAGGTCGTGGCGGTgagtgtcccccccccaacaccGTGTCcgtgtccctgctgtgcccacccacctccccgcggccccgctAACGCCCCCGACCCTACTAACCGCCCGCGCCCGCGCGTCTCTGTCTTTGCCTTTAACCCGCTAACGGCCGGCGCAGGAGAAAGACAAACCGCACGACGGCGCCCGCCCCATCCGTGCCATCTTCATGGCCGATGGCAAGATCTTCACCACCGGCTTCAGCAAGATGAGCGAGCGGCAGCTGGGCCTCTGGGACCTGGTACGAGACGGCGGCGCCCGGCCAGCGCCGTGCTGGGGACCccgccgtgccgagccgtgccgtgccgagcggGGCCCCCCCGGGACCTCGTGCGCCCCCCAGGACCTCCCCCTGTGCCCACCACGTGCCCACCACGAGCAGGAGCCAGCGGATGTTTCAGGGACGGATCCGGACTCCCCTCTCATCCCCTCCCCTTGCCCTGTGCTGactctgtgcccccccctccgcccccccagGAGAGGTTTGCCCCCCACGAAGGGCTGAGGCCCGTGCGGGCCATCTTCACGCGGGAAGGACACATCTTTACCACGGGCTTCACCAGGATGAGCCAGCGGGAGCTGGGCTTGTGGGACCCGGTAACGAGGCCGCATGGAGTGATGCTCCTGGGAACGTGGCTCCCCTGGTCCCCACCCCAATCCCAAattccccacccccaaaaacaaaaaaaaaaataaccatgcCAAGTTCCCatgtgtgctgtgctgtgcctgggCATGGGGAGtgtttgggggggctggggggctcccccAGAAGAGGAATGGGGCCGGTGCAGGTAAGCAGGCGTGGGGCAGGGGCATGCCGAGCAGTGGGTCCTGGGGGGGacgtccccgtccccgcagTGTGCTGTGGCCAAGGCGTGTTGTGactgagctgggggggggggagtggggctgcTCCTCACTCCCAACCCCTTGCTGCGACCCCACAGAATAACTTCGAGGAGCCCATCGCCCTGCAGGAGATGGACACCAGCAACGGGGTCCTGCTGCCCTTCTACGACGCCGACTCCAGCATCGTCTACCTGTGCGGAAAGGTAaccccgggggggctgccccccatTTTGCTatccccccccaacccctggGGACACGGGTGGCTGatgtgtgtgtccccccctgTCCCCGCAGGGGGACAGCAGCATCCGGTACTTCGAGATCACGGACGAGGCGCCCTACGTGCACTACCTGAACACCTACAGCAGCAAGGAGCCGCAGCGGGGCATGGGCTTCATGCCCAAACGCGGGCTGGACGTCAGCAAGTGCGAGATCGCCAGGTGGGGGCCCGGaatgttttggggggggtgaggcAGGTGGGAGGGGGGCAGCCGGACCCTGAGCATCCCCACCCCACGCAGGTTCTTCAAGCTGCACGAGCGCAAGTGCGAGCCCATCGTCATGACGGTGCCGCGCAAGGTGAGCCCCTGGGCACCCGCATGGGgatgggatttattttattttttggggggtgggggacacCTCATCTCACCGCCACCCCCCTGTCCCCGCAGTCAGACCTCTTCCAGGACGATCTGTACCCCGACACCCCGGGCCCCGAGCCGGCCCTGGAGGCGGACGAGTGGCTGTCAGGGAAGGACGCGGAGCCCATCCTCATCTCGCTGCGGGACGGCTACGTCCCCGTCAAGAACCGGGAGCTGAAGGTGGTCAAGAAAAACATCCTGGACAACaggccccccccgggcccccgcCGCAGCCACTCCACCTCCAACACCGACCTCTCCGTGagtgtcccccccccttcctttaACTGGGCACCCCAGGCTCCGTGCCACCCCTCGGCACCGGAGCCATCCCCTTCTCCTGGGGGTTTTGGGTTGGGATGGAGGCAGGG
This DNA window, taken from Anas acuta chromosome 19, bAnaAcu1.1, whole genome shotgun sequence, encodes the following:
- the CORO6 gene encoding coronin-6 isoform X2, which translates into the protein MSRRVVRQSKFRHVFGQPVKADQMYEDIRVSKVTWDSSFCAVNPKFLAIIVESGGGGAFIVLPLAKTGRVDKNHPLVTGHTAPVLDIDWCPHNDNVIASASEDTTVMVWQIPDYVPVRSITEPVVTLEGHSKRVGIISWHPTARNVLLSAGCDNLVILWNVGTGEMLLALEDMHTDLIYNVGWNRNGSLLVTTCKDKKVRVIDPRKQQVVAEKDKPHDGARPIRAIFMADGKIFTTGFSKMSERQLGLWDLNNFEEPIALQEMDTSNGVLLPFYDADSSIVYLCGKGDSSIRYFEITDEAPYVHYLNTYSSKEPQRGMGFMPKRGLDVSKCEIARFFKLHERKCEPIVMTVPRKSDLFQDDLYPDTPGPEPALEADEWLSGKDAEPILISLRDGYVPVKNRELKVVKKNILDNRPPPGPRRSHSTSNTDLSSPSLDEVLEEIRALKETVQAQEKRISDLEHKLCQFTNGTD
- the CORO6 gene encoding coronin-6 isoform X4, which encodes MSRRVVRQSKFRHVFGQPVKADQMYEDIRVSKVTWDSSFCAVNPKFLAIIVESGGGGAFIVLPLAKTGRVDKNHPLVTGHTAPVLDIDWCPHNDNVIASASEDTTVMVWQIPDYVPVRSITEPVVTLEGHSKRVGIISWHPTARNVLLSAGCDNLVILWNVGTGEMLLALEDMHTDLIYNVGWNRNGSLLVTTCKDKKVRVIDPRKQQVVAEKDKPHDGARPIRAIFMADGKIFTTGFSKMSERQLGLWDLERFAPHEGLRPVRAIFTREGHIFTTGFTRMSQRELGLWDPNNFEEPIALQEMDTSNGVLLPFYDADSSIVYLCGKGDSSIRYFEITDEAPYVHYLNTYSSKEPQRGMGFMPKRGLDVSKCEIARFFKLHERKCEPIVMTVPRKSDLFQDDLYPDTPGPEPALEADEWLSGKDAEPILISLRDGYVPVKNRELKVVKKNILDNRPPPGPRRSHSTSNTDLSSPSLDEVLEEIRALKETVQAQEKRISDLEHKLCQFTNGTD
- the CORO6 gene encoding coronin-6 isoform X3, whose protein sequence is MSRRVVRQSKFRHVFGQPVKADQMYEDIRVSKVTWDSSFCAVNPKFLAIIVESGGGGAFIVLPLAKTGRVDKNHPLVTGHTAPVLDIDWCPHNDNVIASASEDTTVMVWQIPDYVPVRSITEPVVTLEGHSKRVGIISWHPTARNVLLSAGCDNLVILWNVGTGEMLLALEDMHTDLIYNVGWNRNGSLLVTTCKDKKVRVIDPRKQQVVANNFEEPIALQEMDTSNGVLLPFYDADSSIVYLCGKGDSSIRYFEITDEAPYVHYLNTYSSKEPQRGMGFMPKRGLDVSKCEIARFFKLHERKCEPIVMTVPRKSDLFQDDLYPDTPGPEPALEADEWLSGKDAEPILISLRDGYVPVKNRELKVVKKNILDNRPPPGPRRSHSTSNTDLSSPSLDEVLEEIRALKETVQAQEKRISDLEHKLCQFTNGTD
- the CORO6 gene encoding coronin-6 isoform X1, with protein sequence MSRRVVRQSKFRHVFGQPVKADQMYEDIRVSKVTWDSSFCAVNPKFLAIIVESGGGGAFIVLPLAKTGRVDKNHPLVTGHTAPVLDIDWCPHNDNVIASASEDTTVMVWQIPDYVPVRSITEPVVTLEGHSKRVGIISWHPTARNVLLSAGCDNLVILWNVGTGEMLLALEDMHTDLIYNVGWNRNGSLLVTTCKDKKVRVIDPRKQQVVAERFAPHEGLRPVRAIFTREGHIFTTGFTRMSQRELGLWDPNNFEEPIALQEMDTSNGVLLPFYDADSSIVYLCGKGDSSIRYFEITDEAPYVHYLNTYSSKEPQRGMGFMPKRGLDVSKCEIARFFKLHERKCEPIVMTVPRKSDLFQDDLYPDTPGPEPALEADEWLSGKDAEPILISLRDGYVPVKNRELKVVKKNILDNRPPPGPRRSHSTSNTDLSSPSLDEVLEEIRALKETVQAQEKRISDLEHKLCQFTNGTD